From a region of the Buchnera aphidicola str. Ak (Acyrthosiphon kondoi) genome:
- a CDS encoding class I SAM-dependent methyltransferase has translation MKIYLEFKFYNKRIYELIDSLELKHDENCSIGLLINKDSLELYNRENLKQKSIKVDFVSKKNNYRCFHFRKKNEVLSRVIGIKNSYFPHIIDATAGLGNDAFIFSFLGCKVTMIERHPIAAALLKDGLQRGYEDKKIGYWLKKRLHLIINDSFDILKMSILKPDVIYLDPMYPFHNKKSLPKKDMQLFRKLIGQNYDSERLLNISRKLAKNRIIVKRPCYAKPLSEEKVNFIITTKNHRFDIYQPC, from the coding sequence ATGAAAATATACTTAGAATTTAAATTTTATAATAAAAGAATATATGAATTAATTGATTCGCTTGAATTGAAACATGATGAAAATTGTTCTATAGGTTTGTTAATAAATAAAGATTCATTAGAGTTATATAATCGTGAAAATCTAAAGCAAAAATCTATAAAAGTTGATTTTGTTTCTAAGAAAAATAACTATCGTTGTTTTCATTTTAGAAAAAAAAATGAAGTTTTATCTAGAGTTATCGGAATAAAAAATTCTTATTTTCCTCATATAATAGATGCAACAGCAGGTTTAGGTAATGATGCTTTTATTTTTTCTTTTTTAGGATGCAAAGTGACAATGATAGAACGTCATCCAATAGCTGCAGCTTTATTAAAAGATGGTTTACAAAGAGGATATGAAGATAAAAAAATAGGTTATTGGTTAAAAAAAAGATTACATTTAATAATAAATGATAGTTTTGATATATTAAAAATGTCGATTTTAAAACCAGATGTAATTTATTTAGATCCTATGTATCCTTTTCATAATAAAAAATCTTTACCTAAAAAAGATATGCAACTTTTTAGGAAATTGATAGGACAGAATTATGATTCTGAAAGATTATTGAATATTTCTAGAAAATTAGCAAAAAATAGAATTATTGTAAAACGTCCTTGTTATGCAAAACCTTTATCTGAAGAGAAGGTGAATTTTATCATTACTACAAAAAATCATCGTTTTGATATATATCAACCTTGTTGA
- the hemC gene encoding hydroxymethylbilane synthase gives MYDKTLRIATRKSPLALEQTNYVKKKILSLYPDLNIKLVPIVTHGDNILNKSLSKISGKGLFIKELEHALLENKADIAIHSMKDLPVNITKELCLVSICKRGNALDSLVSNDYQSINQLPKGAIIGTSSLRRQCQLITYRPDLVFSPLRGNIETRIAKLDQGKYDAIILATEGLNRLNLKNRITQIIPAELSLPSCGQGAIGIQSRIHDKKVLFFLSRLNHLKTFIEINAERAFCRKLESGCQIPIGSYAILKKNKLWLRGLVGSPDGKIILKGERRGWYNTGEKMGYSLANELLNNGAKNILNNLHIKKFYYI, from the coding sequence ATCTACGATAAAACATTGAGAATTGCTACTAGAAAAAGTCCGTTAGCTTTAGAGCAAACCAACTATGTTAAAAAAAAAATACTATCTTTATATCCAGATTTAAATATAAAATTAGTACCTATTGTTACTCATGGAGATAATATCTTAAATAAATCTCTTTCCAAAATTAGTGGAAAGGGATTATTTATTAAAGAATTAGAACATGCTCTGCTTGAAAATAAAGCAGATATTGCAATTCATTCCATGAAAGATCTTCCAGTAAATATTACAAAAGAATTATGTTTAGTTAGTATTTGTAAAAGAGGAAATGCTTTAGATTCACTAGTATCTAATGATTATCAATCGATAAATCAATTACCGAAAGGTGCTATTATTGGGACATCTAGTTTAAGAAGACAGTGTCAATTAATTACTTATCGACCAGATTTAGTTTTTTCTCCTTTAAGAGGTAATATAGAAACTAGAATAGCTAAATTAGACCAAGGTAAATATGATGCAATCATTCTTGCTACTGAAGGATTAAATAGGTTAAATTTAAAAAATAGAATTACTCAGATTATACCAGCTGAGTTATCTCTTCCTTCATGTGGTCAAGGTGCTATTGGTATTCAATCGCGAATACATGACAAAAAAGTTCTATTTTTTTTATCTCGTCTTAATCATTTAAAGACTTTTATTGAAATAAATGCGGAAAGAGCTTTTTGCAGAAAATTAGAATCAGGATGTCAGATTCCCATTGGAAGTTATGCTATTTTAAAAAAAAATAAACTTTGGTTAAGAGGATTAGTTGGTTCTCCTGATGGAAAAATAATATTAAAAGGAGAAAGAAGAGGTTGGTATAATACAGGAGAAAAAATGGGATATTCACTTGCTAATGAATTACTTAATAACGGAGCTAAAAATATTCTTAATAATCTTCATATTAAAAAATTTTATTATATATGA
- a CDS encoding ferredoxin--NADP(+) reductase has product MNPWINADVLTVKRWTKNLFSLILNAPIEPFYAGQFTKLALYNNHTLNKNKIQRAYSYVNAPNEKILEIYIVRVLNGQLSNLLYNLNTGDKVFIKKKSFGFFIIDEIPDCEILWMFATGTGIGPYFSILKEGKNMDRFNHIVLTHAVRYQNELTYLPLMKELDQKYNGKLKIQTITSREKNKNSLFGRIPSLLKSEILEKNIGLSINPETSHVMLCGNPSMVKDTFLFLKNNRKMEKHLRRKKGNITMENYW; this is encoded by the coding sequence ATGAATCCATGGATTAACGCAGATGTTTTAACAGTAAAGAGATGGACTAAAAATTTATTCAGTCTTATTTTAAATGCTCCTATAGAACCTTTCTATGCAGGACAATTTACTAAATTAGCTTTATATAATAATCATACTTTAAATAAAAATAAAATCCAAAGAGCATATTCATATGTAAATGCTCCTAATGAAAAAATATTGGAAATTTACATTGTTCGTGTGCTTAATGGACAACTTAGTAATCTATTATATAATCTCAACACTGGTGATAAAGTTTTTATCAAAAAAAAATCATTTGGTTTTTTTATTATAGATGAAATACCAGATTGCGAAATATTGTGGATGTTTGCAACAGGTACTGGTATAGGTCCTTATTTTTCAATTTTAAAAGAAGGTAAAAATATGGATCGATTTAATCATATCGTTTTAACGCATGCAGTGCGATATCAAAATGAATTAACTTATCTGCCTCTCATGAAAGAATTAGATCAAAAATATAATGGAAAACTAAAAATTCAAACAATTACTAGTAGAGAAAAAAATAAAAACTCTTTATTTGGTAGAATACCTTCTTTATTAAAAAGTGAAATATTAGAAAAAAATATTGGTCTGTCAATAAATCCTGAAACCTCACATGTTATGTTGTGCGGAAATCCTTCTATGGTAAAAGATACATTTTTATTTTTAAAAAACAATAGAAAAATGGAAAAACATTTACGTCGAAAAAAAGGAAATATTACAATGGAAAATTATTGGTAA
- a CDS encoding uroporphyrinogen-III synthase, whose translation MLKILYKDKIKNDKIILLQGENGRTLIEKNLKKEGFKICLIQCYKRVFKILDGKMEIKKWRSYKIDTLIVTSGESLYALKNIFSNTNQTKWLFRCKIFVVGRRLSQIAKNLGWKDIIVSNYANNEFFLEIIKKFYFKI comes from the coding sequence TTGTTAAAAATTTTATATAAAGATAAAATAAAAAATGATAAAATAATTTTATTACAAGGAGAAAATGGACGAACATTAATAGAAAAAAATTTAAAAAAAGAAGGTTTTAAAATTTGTTTGATTCAATGTTATAAAAGAGTTTTTAAAATTTTAGATGGTAAGATGGAAATAAAAAAATGGCGTTCATATAAAATAGATACTTTAATAGTAACAAGTGGTGAATCTTTATACGCATTAAAAAATATTTTTTCTAATACTAATCAGACTAAATGGCTATTTAGATGTAAAATATTTGTTGTGGGTAGAAGATTATCTCAGATAGCAAAAAATTTAGGATGGAAAGATATAATAGTATCAAATTATGCTAATAATGAATTTTTTCTTGAAATTATCAAAAAATTTTATTTTAAAATTTAA
- the cyaY gene encoding iron donor protein CyaY — translation MKKKIISQKENNNFYILVNDLFLKIEDNLNLYENEIDFDYEIQDYVMSIIFNDKSLIIINKQESLKQIWLATKVNGYHFNYKNNQWICNRSNKNFWEIFEKACSIQSKKNLIFYKK, via the coding sequence ATGAAAAAAAAAATAATATCTCAGAAAGAGAATAACAATTTTTATATATTAGTAAATGATTTGTTTTTAAAAATCGAAGATAATTTAAATTTATATGAGAATGAAATAGATTTTGATTATGAGATTCAAGATTATGTCATGAGTATCATTTTTAATGATAAAAGTTTAATAATTATTAATAAACAAGAATCTCTAAAACAAATTTGGTTAGCTACAAAAGTAAATGGATATCATTTTAACTATAAAAATAATCAATGGATCTGTAATCGAAGTAATAAAAATTTTTGGGAAATATTTGAAAAAGCATGTTCTATTCAATCAAAAAAAAATTTAATTTTTTATAAAAAATAA
- the dapF gene encoding diaminopimelate epimerase produces MDLYYKDKKKINFSKMHGLSNDFMVINCIEENFILSSCIIKQLSDRYTGIGFDQLLLIEKSNNALFDFNYRIFNANGNEVEQCGNGARCFGLFLLLKGLTNKKKILVSTKKKPLIIEFLPKNIIKVDMNEPDFTFHNLSSLKNILYKNFSIKLFRGNLICSLVSIGNPHCIIKVQCIKNAPVKIIGENIGKNPIFPEGINVSFVEIINKNSIKLRVYERDVGETKACGSAACAAVAMGIAQKLLSDVVEVELLGGKLTIIWKGFGNPLYMIGPATHVYDGFIYI; encoded by the coding sequence ATGGATTTATACTATAAAGATAAAAAAAAAATAAATTTTTCTAAAATGCATGGATTAAGTAACGATTTTATGGTTATTAATTGTATTGAAGAAAATTTTATTTTATCATCGTGTATAATAAAACAGTTATCTGATCGATATACCGGAATTGGTTTTGATCAATTGTTACTTATAGAAAAATCAAATAATGCTCTATTTGATTTTAATTACCGAATTTTTAATGCTAATGGAAATGAAGTTGAACAATGCGGGAATGGTGCTCGATGTTTTGGTCTTTTCCTTTTACTGAAAGGTTTAACTAATAAAAAAAAAATTTTAGTTAGTACTAAAAAAAAACCTTTAATTATTGAGTTTTTACCCAAAAATATAATTAAAGTTGATATGAATGAACCTGATTTTACTTTTCATAATTTATCTTCATTAAAAAATATTTTATACAAGAATTTTTCAATAAAACTTTTTCGCGGGAATCTAATTTGTAGTTTAGTATCTATTGGAAATCCTCATTGTATTATTAAAGTGCAATGTATCAAAAATGCTCCTGTAAAAATTATTGGTGAAAATATAGGAAAAAATCCTATATTTCCAGAAGGAATAAATGTAAGTTTTGTGGAAATTATAAATAAAAATTCTATAAAATTAAGAGTGTATGAGCGTGATGTAGGTGAAACAAAAGCTTGTGGAAGTGCTGCTTGTGCTGCAGTTGCAATGGGTATAGCACAAAAATTACTTTCTGATGTTGTTGAAGTTGAATTATTAGGTGGAAAATTAACTATAATCTGGAAGGGTTTTGGAAATCCTCTTTATATGATAGGACCTGCAACACATGTTTACGATGGTTTTATATATATATAA
- a CDS encoding MFS transporter, with the protein MILLKNKKEPLKKQYIKKNTKKFNQVILALFSGGFATFSILYCVQSILPIFSKQFYLTPAESSLSLSAATMTMALGMLFTGPLSDVIGRKSIMSISLFMAAILTIICSMMTSWTSIVLLRSLTGLALSGVVAIAMTYISEEIHPNSLSFCMGLYISGNTIGGFSGRLLSSVLAEKFSWNISLMIIGLFSFISSCFFLYFLPPSKNFLSISTNFHKFLNRFYLQLKNPALFILFIIGFILMGSFVTIFNYIGYRLILEPFFLCQSSVGLLSIIYLTGVYSSPKAGILINKYHRNNILIVSLLLMIIGVFITQYNQLLMVLLGLIIFSGGFFASHSTASSWVGSYTNIAKIQATSLYLFFYYLGSSVFGTFGGFFWFHMKWPGISTFIIIMLFFAVFLSFKLKKKNF; encoded by the coding sequence TTGATTTTATTAAAAAATAAAAAAGAACCATTAAAAAAACAATATATAAAAAAAAATACAAAAAAATTTAATCAAGTTATTTTAGCTCTTTTTTCTGGTGGTTTTGCTACTTTTTCTATTTTATATTGTGTACAATCAATTTTACCAATATTTTCTAAACAATTTTATTTGACTCCAGCCGAAAGTAGTTTATCTCTCTCCGCTGCAACTATGACTATGGCTTTAGGAATGCTTTTTACTGGACCATTATCTGATGTAATTGGCAGAAAATCAATTATGTCTATTTCTTTATTTATGGCGGCAATATTAACTATTATATGTTCAATGATGACGAGTTGGACAAGTATTGTTTTGTTACGTTCATTAACGGGTTTAGCACTAAGCGGCGTTGTTGCTATCGCCATGACATATATTAGTGAAGAAATACATCCTAATTCTTTATCTTTTTGTATGGGTCTATATATTAGTGGAAATACCATAGGTGGTTTTTCGGGGAGGCTTTTAAGTAGTGTTTTAGCAGAAAAGTTTTCTTGGAATATTTCATTAATGATAATTGGTTTATTCTCTTTTATATCGTCTTGTTTTTTTTTATATTTTTTACCTCCCTCTAAAAATTTTTTATCTATTTCTACTAATTTTCATAAATTTTTAAATCGTTTTTATCTGCAATTAAAAAATCCAGCATTATTTATACTATTTATAATAGGTTTTATATTAATGGGTAGTTTTGTTACTATTTTTAATTACATAGGTTACCGTTTGATATTAGAACCATTTTTTCTTTGTCAATCTAGCGTGGGATTATTGTCTATTATTTATTTAACTGGCGTATATAGTTCTCCTAAAGCTGGTATTTTAATCAATAAATATCATCGAAATAATATTCTTATTGTATCATTATTATTAATGATAATAGGTGTGTTTATTACACAGTATAATCAATTATTAATGGTTCTTTTAGGTTTAATTATTTTTTCTGGTGGGTTTTTCGCATCACATTCTACTGCTAGTAGTTGGGTTGGTTCATATACTAATATTGCTAAAATTCAAGCAACGTCTTTATATTTATTTTTTTATTATTTAGGTTCTAGTGTTTTTGGTACATTTGGTGGTTTTTTTTGGTTTCATATGAAATGGCCTGGAATTTCTACCTTTATTATAATAATGTTATTTTTTGCAGTTTTTTTATCTTTTAAATTAAAGAAAAAAAATTTTTAA
- a CDS encoding uroporphyrinogen-III synthase: protein MKVLVTRPSPEGEELVNNLNKIGIPAWHFPLFDFYPSVSSISLSKKINELYQSKIILVFSKKSIYFTNLYLIKNNLEWPSNVKYYAIGKSTAFFLNNYIKKKFFFLKKKKIVKSC, encoded by the coding sequence ATGAAAGTATTAGTAACACGACCGTCTCCTGAAGGAGAAGAATTAGTAAATAATCTTAATAAAATAGGTATTCCTGCTTGGCATTTTCCCTTGTTTGATTTTTATCCAAGTGTTAGTTCAATAAGTTTATCAAAAAAAATTAATGAACTGTATCAATCAAAAATTATTCTTGTTTTTTCTAAAAAATCTATTTATTTTACTAATTTGTATTTAATAAAAAACAATCTAGAATGGCCGTCTAATGTAAAATATTATGCTATTGGTAAAAGTACCGCTTTTTTTCTTAATAATTATATTAAAAAAAAATTTTTTTTCCTAAAAAAAAAGAAAATAGTGAAGAGTTGTTAA
- a CDS encoding inorganic phosphate transporter — translation MLYLFSYSDLNHSLLVFLALFFVLFYEAINGFHDTANAVSTLIYTRAMSAHIAVIMSGVFNFLGVLLGGLTVAYAIVHLLPNDLLLNASSKNALAMVFSMLLAAIIWNLSTWYFCLPASSSHSLIGAIIGIGLTNAIVTDSSLVDALNLSKMTSIFLSLVFSPVIGLIIAGGLIFLLRYYLNDNKIFYRIHMTPVEREKIDGRKTPPFLIRIALILSSIGVSYAHGANDGQKGIGLIMLVLIGIVPSSFLVNLNANKYEINHTKNTLNNLEKYYSKNKINNSVINYKHYEALKNIKKTKLLLKNIYNYNSLSIKKRFQLRHFLLCISDLIDKTVDSSNINFKDKHFLIHSKKTMLQTIEYAPMWIILIVALSLSIGTMIGWRRIVVTIGEKIGKKRMTYAQAMSAQITASFSIGIASYTGIPVSTTHILSSSVAGTMLIDGDGIQIKTIKNIALAWILTLPVSILLSGFLYWIALFLI, via the coding sequence ATGCTATATTTATTTTCTTATTCTGATTTGAATCATAGTTTATTGGTTTTTTTAGCTTTATTTTTTGTTTTATTTTATGAGGCTATAAATGGTTTTCATGATACAGCCAATGCAGTATCAACTTTAATATATACTCGAGCAATGTCTGCACATATTGCAGTTATAATGTCTGGAGTATTTAATTTTTTAGGTGTTTTACTAGGAGGTTTGACTGTAGCTTATGCTATCGTTCATTTATTACCCAATGATTTATTATTAAATGCTAGTTCGAAAAATGCTCTTGCTATGGTTTTTTCAATGTTATTAGCAGCTATAATTTGGAATTTATCTACATGGTATTTTTGTTTACCTGCATCAAGTTCGCATTCTCTGATTGGAGCGATTATTGGGATAGGGTTAACAAATGCAATAGTTACAGATTCCTCTTTAGTAGATGCACTTAATCTCTCTAAAATGACTAGTATTTTTTTATCGCTTGTTTTTTCTCCTGTTATTGGATTAATAATAGCTGGAGGTTTAATTTTTTTACTACGATATTATTTAAATGATAATAAAATATTTTATCGTATTCATATGACTCCAGTAGAACGCGAAAAAATAGATGGTAGAAAAACACCACCATTTTTAATTAGAATAGCTCTTATCTTATCATCTATTGGAGTTAGTTATGCTCATGGTGCAAACGATGGACAAAAAGGTATCGGATTAATAATGCTTGTACTTATAGGAATTGTACCTTCTTCTTTTTTGGTGAATTTAAATGCTAATAAATATGAAATCAATCATACAAAAAATACATTGAATAATTTAGAAAAATACTATTCAAAAAATAAAATTAATAATTCAGTTATAAATTACAAACATTATGAAGCTTTAAAAAATATTAAAAAAACTAAATTATTACTAAAAAATATATATAATTATAATTCTTTAAGCATTAAAAAAAGATTTCAATTGCGTCATTTTTTACTGTGTATCTCAGATTTAATTGATAAAACAGTAGATTCTTCTAATATTAATTTTAAAGATAAACATTTTTTAATACATAGTAAAAAAACGATGTTACAAACAATTGAATATGCACCCATGTGGATTATATTAATAGTTGCTTTATCTTTATCTATAGGAACAATGATAGGTTGGAGACGTATTGTTGTTACTATTGGCGAAAAAATAGGAAAAAAAAGAATGACATATGCACAAGCTATGTCCGCTCAAATAACAGCTTCTTTTTCTATTGGAATAGCAAGTTATACAGGTATACCAGTTTCTACTACACATATTCTTTCATCTTCCGTAGCGGGTACTATGTTAATTGATGGTGACGGAATTCAAATAAAAACTATTAAAAATATCGCTTTAGCATGGATATTAACTTTACCCGTTTCAATTTTATTATCTGGTTTTTTATATTGGATTGCATTATTTTTAATATAA
- the hslU gene encoding HslU--HslV peptidase ATPase subunit translates to MSEMTPPQIVSELDKFIIGQEKAKRAVSIALRNRWRRMQLNSELRHEITPKNILMIGPTGVGKTEIARRLAKLANSPFIKVEATKFTEVGYVGKEVDSIIRDLTDAAIKMIRIKKIETNKIRVEEIVEEKILDVLVPRPKKNWTENEKNESLLKTIQIFRKKLREGVLDEKEIEINVLATTMGVEIMAPPGMEELTSQLQSLFQNLGGHKKNSRRLKIKDAIILLKEEEAAKLINQEEIKKEAINAVEQHGIVFIDEIDKICKRGDSSGPDISREGVQRDLLPLVEGCTVSTKYGMVKTDHILFIASGAFQTSTPSDLIPELQGRLPIKVELQALTIDDFEKILTEPTASITTQYKALMETEGVCINFTKEGIRNIAEAAWKVNESMENIGARRLHTILEKLMEDISFNASDNKGNTIEINSSYVGEHLDQLISNEDLSRFIL, encoded by the coding sequence ATGTCTGAAATGACTCCTCCTCAAATTGTTTCTGAACTTGATAAATTTATTATTGGTCAAGAAAAAGCAAAAAGAGCTGTCTCTATTGCATTAAGAAATCGTTGGCGCCGTATGCAGTTAAATAGTGAGCTTCGTCATGAAATCACACCTAAAAACATTTTAATGATTGGTCCTACAGGCGTAGGTAAAACAGAAATTGCAAGACGTTTAGCTAAATTAGCAAATTCTCCTTTTATTAAAGTAGAAGCAACTAAATTTACTGAAGTAGGGTATGTTGGAAAAGAGGTGGATTCAATTATTCGCGACTTAACTGATGCTGCGATAAAAATGATTCGAATTAAAAAAATTGAAACAAATAAAATTCGAGTAGAAGAAATAGTAGAGGAGAAAATATTAGATGTTCTTGTTCCTAGACCTAAAAAAAATTGGACAGAAAATGAAAAAAATGAAAGTCTTTTAAAAACAATTCAGATATTTCGAAAAAAACTACGCGAAGGTGTGTTAGATGAAAAAGAAATAGAAATAAATGTATTAGCAACTACTATGGGGGTCGAAATAATGGCACCTCCAGGAATGGAAGAGTTAACTAGTCAATTACAATCTTTATTCCAAAATTTAGGGGGACATAAAAAAAATAGCAGACGTCTTAAAATTAAAGATGCCATCATACTATTAAAAGAAGAAGAAGCAGCTAAATTAATTAATCAAGAAGAAATTAAAAAAGAAGCAATTAATGCAGTTGAACAACATGGCATAGTTTTTATTGATGAGATTGATAAAATATGTAAACGAGGTGATTCTTCTGGTCCAGATATCTCTCGAGAGGGAGTACAAAGAGATTTGCTTCCTTTAGTTGAGGGATGTACTGTCTCTACTAAATATGGCATGGTTAAAACGGATCATATTTTATTTATTGCATCTGGAGCATTTCAAACATCTACACCATCTGATTTAATTCCTGAATTACAAGGACGTCTTCCAATTAAAGTTGAATTACAAGCACTTACAATTGATGATTTTGAAAAAATTTTAACTGAACCTACAGCATCTATTACGACCCAATATAAAGCGCTGATGGAAACAGAAGGTGTTTGTATTAATTTTACGAAAGAAGGAATACGTAATATTGCAGAAGCAGCTTGGAAAGTCAATGAATCTATGGAAAATATTGGAGCTCGTCGATTGCATACTATATTAGAAAAGTTAATGGAAGATATATCATTTAATGCTAGCGACAATAAAGGCAATACGATTGAAATTAATTCAAGTTATGTGGGAGAACATTTAGATCAATTAATATCTAATGAAGATCTTAGCCGTTTTATTTTATAG
- the coaD gene encoding pantetheine-phosphate adenylyltransferase translates to MNKNAIYPGTFDPITYGHLDIITRATKIFDNITIAISNNFKKKPIFNLKERIELTRKVTLHLKNVKKILGFDDLLANLAKKEKANILIRGVRTIFDFDYEIKLAAINKQIYPDLDSIFLLSSKEVSFISSSFVKEIAKYKGDVKPYLPEEVHSALLRKLNHFSIK, encoded by the coding sequence ATGAATAAAAATGCAATATATCCAGGTACATTTGATCCAATTACATACGGACATTTAGATATTATAACACGTGCAACAAAAATATTTGATAATATAACTATTGCTATTTCCAATAATTTTAAAAAAAAACCCATTTTTAATTTAAAAGAACGAATAGAATTGACTAGAAAGGTCACACTTCATCTAAAAAATGTAAAAAAAATACTTGGATTTGATGATTTACTTGCTAATTTAGCAAAAAAAGAAAAAGCTAATATTTTAATTAGAGGAGTTCGAACAATATTTGATTTTGATTATGAAATAAAATTAGCGGCTATAAATAAACAAATTTATCCAGATTTAGATAGTATATTTTTACTTTCTTCTAAAGAAGTTTCTTTTATATCCTCATCTTTTGTTAAAGAAATAGCAAAATATAAAGGTGATGTAAAACCCTATCTTCCTGAAGAAGTTCATTCGGCATTATTAAGAAAGCTTAATCATTTTTCTATAAAATAA
- the epmA gene encoding elongation factor P--(R)-beta-lysine ligase, whose amino-acid sequence MKKKNWKPSISIKNLIKRSKIISNIRLFFSQKNILEVETPILSRSTVTDVNLVSFETNYFSLNYIDKLKLWLITSPEYHMKRLLASKSGPIYQICHSFRNNELGRYHNPEFTMLEWYQPFYSMKEFIKEIDEFLKIILRCNKSDKISYQDLFIEFFNIDPLSTNLLELHQLSKKLKLEHLTHLENNLSKFIQLLFTLKIEPNLAKEKPLFVYHFPAEQASLAAINSKDPRISERFEIFFKGVEIGNGFYELTDANEQKKRFIKDNKERCSINLPERKIDSFFLDALSYGLPPCSGVAIGLDRLIMLILNKKNINEVISFPLDRC is encoded by the coding sequence ATGAAAAAAAAAAATTGGAAACCTAGTATTTCTATTAAAAATCTAATCAAGAGATCAAAAATTATCTCTAATATTCGTTTGTTTTTTTCACAAAAAAATATTCTTGAAGTAGAAACACCGATTTTGTCACGTTCAACAGTTACTGATGTAAATTTAGTATCATTTGAAACTAATTATTTTTCATTAAATTATATTGATAAGTTAAAATTATGGTTAATTACTAGTCCAGAATACCATATGAAACGTTTATTAGCATCTAAAAGTGGACCTATATATCAAATTTGTCATAGTTTTAGAAATAATGAATTAGGTCGATATCATAACCCAGAATTTACTATGTTAGAATGGTATCAACCATTTTATTCAATGAAAGAATTTATAAAAGAAATAGATGAATTTCTTAAAATTATATTAAGATGTAACAAATCAGATAAAATTTCTTATCAAGATTTATTTATAGAATTTTTTAATATCGATCCTCTTTCTACTAATTTATTAGAATTACATCAATTATCTAAAAAATTAAAATTAGAACATTTGACTCATCTTGAAAATAATTTAAGCAAATTCATACAATTATTATTCACATTAAAAATAGAGCCTAATCTAGCAAAAGAAAAACCTTTATTTGTTTATCATTTCCCTGCAGAACAGGCTTCTCTTGCTGCTATTAATTCAAAAGATCCTCGTATATCAGAAAGATTTGAAATTTTTTTCAAAGGAGTAGAAATAGGGAATGGTTTTTATGAACTTACAGATGCAAATGAACAAAAAAAACGTTTTATCAAAGATAATAAAGAACGTTGTTCTATCAATCTTCCTGAGCGAAAAATAGATAGTTTTTTTTTAGATGCTTTATCTTATGGTTTACCTCCTTGTTCTGGAGTAGCTATTGGTTTAGATCGATTGATTATGTTGATTTTAAATAAAAAAAATATCAATGAAGTTATTTCTTTTCCATTAGATCGTTGTTAA
- a CDS encoding Hsp20 family protein: protein MSYRSLSFIPNFNDHDIFSNRFNQIDKMFSTLTGEKPISDTPKYNLCQINDIEYQLTLSIPGYKEKELDISVHNNQLSIQGKKEDKQKVNNEENYKWLHKGIMFNNFSLNFNLEHKIKVKTAELSLGLLKLNFECNIPEEEKPKKILINIPNDTKKIDKK from the coding sequence ATGTCTTATCGTTCTCTTTCATTTATACCAAATTTTAATGATCATGATATTTTTTCAAATAGATTTAATCAAATTGATAAAATGTTTAGTACTTTAACAGGAGAGAAACCGATATCTGACACACCAAAATATAATCTATGTCAAATAAACGATATTGAATATCAATTAACACTTAGTATTCCCGGATATAAAGAAAAAGAACTAGATATATCTGTACATAACAACCAATTGTCTATTCAAGGAAAAAAAGAAGATAAACAAAAAGTTAATAATGAAGAAAATTATAAATGGTTACATAAAGGGATAATGTTTAATAATTTTTCTTTAAATTTTAATTTAGAACACAAAATCAAAGTAAAAACAGCAGAGTTATCTTTAGGTTTATTAAAATTGAATTTTGAATGTAATATTCCAGAAGAAGAAAAACCTAAAAAAATATTGATTAATATTCCTAATGATACTAAAAAAATTGATAAAAAATAA